Within Halopelagius longus, the genomic segment ATTTGGCTCGTCGTGGCGGTGTTCGCGCTGTTCAGCGTGGGGTATCTGGGGTACTCGAAGTACCTCGCGCAGTTCGTCGAACTCGACGACAGTCGTGACACACCGGCCCACAAATACGAGGACGGACAGGAGTACGTACCGGCGAAGAAGCCGGTGCTACTCGGGCATCACTTCTCGAGCATCGCGGGCGGAGCGCCCATCGTCGGCCCGATAACGGCCGGCGTCGTCTGGGGATGGGTGCCCGCCCTCGCGTGGATAGCCATCGGGAACCCCCTGATGGGGAGCGTCCACGACTTCACGTCTCTGTCCGCAAGCATGCGGCACGACGGGAAGTCTATCGGCTACATCATCGGCGAGTACGTCGGCGAACGGGGCAAGGACATGCTCCTTTGGTTCGCGTTCATCACCATCATCCTCGTCGTCGCCGTGTTCGCACTCGTCGTCGCCATCGTGTTCGACGCCTACCCGCAGGCGGCGACGGCGAGCCTGATCTACATCGGGCTGGCCGTGCTATTTGGCGCGTACCTCTACCAACTCGACCTTCCCTTCATCCCCGGTACGGCCGCGTTCGTCGCGGCGATGTTCGCCGGAGTGTGGGTCGGCGTCAAGTACCCCCTCGCTCTGCTCCCGGCGGCGGAGGGGTCGTCCTACCCCGCCGGCACCATCGTCCTGTTGGGGATGGACGGGTCGTGGCTCCCGGCCGCGGGCGCGTTCGGCGCGAACGCCGCCGCGTGGATTCCGGTCATCCTCGTGTACGGCGCCCTCGCGAGCGCCCTCCCGGTCTGGGTGCTGCTCCAACCGCGCGACTACCTCTCGTCGTTCCTGCTGTACACCGGCGTCGGCGGCGCGTTGCTCGCCGTCATCGTCGGCACCGTCGGCGGAGCCCTCGGCGTCTCGGCGATAACGTCGAGCCAACCGCTCGTCACCAACCTCCAACCGTACTACGGCTTCATCGGACGCGGCGGCCTCCCGCTGTTCCCGATGCTGTTCATCACCATCGCCTGCGGGACCATCAGCGGCTTCCACTCGCTCGTCTCCTCGGGGACGACGTCGAAGCAGTTGAACAAGGAGTCCGACGCGCGGACCATCGGTTACGGCGGCATGCTCGGCGAGGGTCTGCTCGCCACCGTCGCGCTCATCACCGTCGCGCTCGTCTCGCCCGACGTGGGGAGCGGCATCGGCCTCGCGCTTCCGACGTTCGCGACGGGCGGCGGCATCCTGCTTACGAGCTTCGGCATCCCGACGGACTTCGGCGCGCCGTTCATGGCGCTGGTGCTCGTGAGCTTCCTTCTGACCTCCACCGACACGGCTGTCCGCCTCGGACGGTACATGATGGAGGAGATAGTCGGCACGCCCGAGTCGTCGGTCGAGACGTTCGCGGCCGACCGGTACGGCAACGCCGGCCTGCAGTGTCTCGCCGCGTACGTCCTCATCGCGAGCGGTTCGTGGACGACGCTGTGGGCGCTCTTCGGCGGCGCGAACCAACTGCTGGCCGCCTTGGCGCTGCTGACGGCCACGGTGTGGCTCGCGAACTGGAGCGACGCCAAGCAGCTTCTCAGCACCGGCGGTCCGATGGTCGTCATGGTGACCATCACGGTGCTGGGTCTGCTCTGGATCGCGCTCCACGACAACATCTACGCGAAGTTCCTCGACTCCCAGTGGATGGCGAGCGCGGACGTGGTCGCGATGCTGTCCGCGGTTGCGCAGATAGTCATCGCGTTCACGCTCATCTACCTCGCGCTGTCGCTGGTGAAGCTGGGGTACGAGAACATTCAGAAGGTCCGCGAACAGCCCGGTTCCGGCGAGTTCACGCCCGGAGACGACTGAACCGCCGACCCGGCTCTTCCCGCACGAGCCCTCCGACTTCTCCCGTTTTTTTCGCCCGGAGAGAGCCGTCTCGACCCGACGGGACGGCGACGACGCGTCGCGGCGGTTTCAGCCGCGGAGTCGGTCCACGATGCGGCCGAGGAGTCCCCTCTCGTCCGACGGTTGCACGTCGTCCCAGATGGCGAACGCCTGCGCCGCGTCGGCGTTCTCGCTCGCGACCACCTCCCGCGCCTCCGGGGCGACGGCGGCGAGGTTCACCTCGTAGTGGCCGTAGTAGCCGAACTTCAGGAGCGTCCGGTCGGAGAACGACGCGACGAACTCCCGAACGTCGTCGCTCAGTTCGGAGACGACGGCGACGAAGGTGAACTCCGTCCCGTAGTGTTCCTCGTCCGCGACCAACCACTCGGCGTCGTCGGCCAGTTCGTGTCCGAGTTCGACGACTCGTTCGAGTTCGGCGACGGTCACGCGCGGGGCGCGCCGCGCGAAGACGTACTCTCGAATCTCGTGGTTCGCGTAGTTGAGCGCGGGGTGGAAGAACTGCTTGCGGTTCTCGACGCGCATCGTCCCGACCATCTCGAACCGTTCCCCGCGGACGCGCCGGTCCTTCTGTAAGTCGTAGTTGAACATCAACCGGTCGCTCACCCGATCGAGGTACTCGTCGTCCCAGTCGGGCACGTCCGGGAGTTCGACGCCCGCCTCGGCGGCGACGGCCTCCGGGTCGAACCGGTCGCCCTCGCCCTCCTCGCCGCCGTCTGTGCCCTCGGCGTCGCTCATTCGTCGGGTTCGTACGGCGCTACGTCGCCGTCCACGTTCGGCGCGCCGACGGCGAGAACCACCACGTCCGAGTCGGCGTCGGCGGGGTTGTGCGCCCGTTGGGGACTGTTCGGTTCAACGGCGAACAGGCCGTCCTCCTCGATTTCGTACGTCTCCTCCGGCGTCTCGACGAACAGCGTCCCCGAGAGGACGTAGAACGCCTCCTCCTGTTCCTCGTGGTAGTGGTACGCCAGCGGAATCTCCTCGCCCGGCGCGGCGCGGAAGCGGTTGACCGCCATCTTCGAGAGACCCGCCGCCTCGCTCAGACGGCGCATCTCGCAGGGCCGGTCCGCCTCCGTCTCCACCTCGTCGGCGTCGACTACGGTGTATCCCATGACTGTCTCCACCTCGCAGGGCTACAAAAGCGCCTCGGGGCACCCCCGAACACAAGGATTTAATCGTTAGGGTTCCTAGTTCGCGCGAGTCGTTCTCATGCCAGAGAAGAAAACCGAGAGCTGCGGTCGGTGCGCGATGTCCACCGTCGTGGACGCGGCGGCGGCGCGCGACGCCGACGGAGGCGACGAGGAGTCGAGCGCCCGGAACCCGATGGACGGCGGGCGCATCGAACTCCCGGAGTCGGAAGTGCGCGCCGCCTCGCCCGCGGCGTGGTTCTCCGGCGTCGTCTCCCGCCTCGACGACGCCGCCGCGGCCTTCATCCACGGGCGTCGGTGAACCGCGCGGGAAACATCCACGGAACCGGTCAGGTAGCGTAAGACGCGAATAGACTTTTATAGCCGCCCACTCCTACCCTCGGCCAAGCCGATGGAAGAGAGCGTTTCGGGCTTCAAAGTCCGTGGTTCGTGGGGCGACGTCGTAGAGCACGGCGAACGCATCACGCGAGCCCTGCGAGACGCCGACGTGAACAG encodes:
- a CDS encoding cupin domain-containing protein; translated protein: MGYTVVDADEVETEADRPCEMRRLSEAAGLSKMAVNRFRAAPGEEIPLAYHYHEEQEEAFYVLSGTLFVETPEETYEIEEDGLFAVEPNSPQRAHNPADADSDVVVLAVGAPNVDGDVAPYEPDE
- a CDS encoding carbon starvation CstA family protein; this encodes MVQVIWLVVAVFALFSVGYLGYSKYLAQFVELDDSRDTPAHKYEDGQEYVPAKKPVLLGHHFSSIAGGAPIVGPITAGVVWGWVPALAWIAIGNPLMGSVHDFTSLSASMRHDGKSIGYIIGEYVGERGKDMLLWFAFITIILVVAVFALVVAIVFDAYPQAATASLIYIGLAVLFGAYLYQLDLPFIPGTAAFVAAMFAGVWVGVKYPLALLPAAEGSSYPAGTIVLLGMDGSWLPAAGAFGANAAAWIPVILVYGALASALPVWVLLQPRDYLSSFLLYTGVGGALLAVIVGTVGGALGVSAITSSQPLVTNLQPYYGFIGRGGLPLFPMLFITIACGTISGFHSLVSSGTTSKQLNKESDARTIGYGGMLGEGLLATVALITVALVSPDVGSGIGLALPTFATGGGILLTSFGIPTDFGAPFMALVLVSFLLTSTDTAVRLGRYMMEEIVGTPESSVETFAADRYGNAGLQCLAAYVLIASGSWTTLWALFGGANQLLAALALLTATVWLANWSDAKQLLSTGGPMVVMVTITVLGLLWIALHDNIYAKFLDSQWMASADVVAMLSAVAQIVIAFTLIYLALSLVKLGYENIQKVREQPGSGEFTPGDD